One part of the Deltaproteobacteria bacterium genome encodes these proteins:
- a CDS encoding sulfite exporter TauE/SafE family protein, whose product MENFIDGLSVYLHGSFILAYLAAYLGGVFVSFTPCIYPVIPITLAFIGAHGSGSKVKGFVLSIVYVLGMSLTYTALGAVAALTGKLFGQIQTNPWTYFIVANICILMGLSMLEVFTLPVRVPGFVTKVQSRRKGLLGSFFIGAVSGLVIGPCTAPVFAVLLSYVATSQDIIFGMSLFFIFALGMGTFLIILGTFAGLLASIPKSGMWMTRISHMSGWILLAIGEYFLIMAGSVWV is encoded by the coding sequence ATGGAAAATTTCATTGACGGCCTGTCTGTTTATCTGCACGGGTCTTTCATCTTAGCTTACTTAGCCGCCTACCTGGGAGGCGTTTTCGTCAGTTTTACTCCCTGTATTTACCCGGTTATACCCATCACGCTTGCCTTTATCGGCGCCCACGGCAGCGGTTCTAAGGTGAAAGGGTTTGTCCTCTCAATTGTCTACGTTCTTGGCATGTCCTTAACCTATACAGCTTTAGGCGCCGTTGCCGCCTTAACTGGCAAATTATTCGGACAGATCCAGACAAACCCCTGGACATATTTTATTGTTGCCAATATATGTATCCTCATGGGATTATCCATGCTTGAAGTTTTTACGCTGCCCGTGCGCGTACCGGGCTTTGTAACGAAGGTACAATCACGGAGAAAGGGTTTGTTGGGCAGTTTTTTTATCGGCGCTGTTTCAGGACTGGTTATAGGTCCCTGTACGGCTCCTGTATTTGCGGTGCTGTTGAGCTATGTTGCAACCAGCCAGGACATAATCTTCGGAATGAGTCTGTTTTTTATTTTCGCTCTTGGAATGGGAACATTTCTTATTATACTTGGAACTTTTGCCGGCCTTTTAGCCAGTATACCAAAATCAGGCATGTGGATGACAAGGATTAGCCACATGTCCGGATGGATACTCCTGGCAATCGGAGAATACTTTCTCATAATGGCGGGAAGCGTATGGGTTTAG
- a CDS encoding MBL fold metallo-hydrolase translates to MAIHQPMENLTIVDLDQPLEGFYNFLNSWIYRKDGLTMAVDPGPRSTIPVLVEALKQLNVEKLDYILLTHIHIDHAGGTGVLVQHFPEAKVICHPKGVRHMVDPSKLWEGSRKFLGKVADVYGEIAAVPEKNFSYANPLDTGKAVINVFETPGHALNHLCYQIGDILFLGEVAGINYPLDKGLYLRIATPPPFVYEIYRSSLEKVAALDVSHVCFGHYGYREDVKNVFDTGFDQLENWMATVEKHYRGGGELLEDKIYEDLLKNDRGLSLYSTLPKDVQSREKIFSLNSIRGMWDYFKEKDKKPA, encoded by the coding sequence ATGGCAATACATCAACCCATGGAAAATCTCACCATTGTAGATCTGGATCAACCGCTGGAGGGATTCTATAATTTCCTCAACAGCTGGATATATAGGAAGGATGGCCTGACTATGGCAGTGGACCCTGGTCCACGCTCCACCATCCCGGTTCTTGTGGAGGCCCTGAAGCAGCTCAACGTGGAGAAGTTGGATTATATCCTGCTGACGCATATCCATATTGACCACGCCGGGGGCACAGGGGTTCTGGTACAGCATTTTCCGGAAGCGAAGGTCATCTGCCATCCCAAGGGCGTTCGTCACATGGTTGATCCTTCCAAGTTGTGGGAGGGCTCCCGCAAGTTCCTTGGAAAGGTTGCCGACGTGTACGGGGAAATCGCTGCCGTTCCCGAGAAGAATTTCAGCTATGCGAATCCGCTTGACACCGGGAAGGCAGTGATCAACGTGTTTGAGACGCCCGGTCACGCACTCAATCATCTATGCTATCAGATCGGGGATATATTGTTTCTCGGAGAGGTCGCAGGGATAAACTATCCGCTGGATAAGGGACTCTACCTCCGTATCGCGACTCCCCCGCCCTTTGTCTATGAGATTTACCGGAGCTCTCTGGAAAAGGTTGCGGCCTTAGATGTATCCCATGTTTGTTTCGGCCATTACGGTTACCGGGAAGACGTGAAGAACGTATTTGACACGGGTTTCGACCAGTTGGAAAACTGGATGGCCACGGTGGAAAAGCATTATCGAGGGGGAGGCGAGTTATTGGAAGACAAAATCTATGAGGACCTGTTGAAAAACGACCGGGGGCTATCTTTGTACAGCACCTTGCCTAAAGATGTACAGTCCCGGGAAAAGATTTTTTCTCTCAATAGTATCCGGGGGATGTGGGATTACTTCAAGGAAAAGGATAAGAAACCGGCTTAA
- a CDS encoding TlpA disulfide reductase family protein — translation MAVLPPLISCTESKSPDRGKSFPEAMAPDFNLKDLSDQRFKLSTHRGKPVLLIFITTWCPTCRSEMPHYKSIYETYGQRGLEVVNIDIQEPKNRVSQFAAKYQISYKTLLDENGDIAGTYGIVGIPAMVLIDKDGKIVSRQYLAIDILLETLFGKK, via the coding sequence ATGGCTGTGCTACCTCCATTGATCTCATGCACCGAAAGCAAATCACCGGATAGGGGCAAAAGTTTCCCCGAAGCAATGGCGCCGGATTTTAATCTGAAAGATTTGTCTGATCAGAGATTCAAACTCAGTACCCATAGGGGCAAACCGGTACTGTTGATCTTTATCACAACGTGGTGTCCCACCTGCCGTTCTGAGATGCCGCACTACAAAAGCATTTATGAAACCTACGGCCAACGTGGCCTTGAAGTGGTGAACATCGACATTCAGGAGCCGAAAAACAGAGTGTCGCAGTTTGCGGCAAAATACCAGATTTCCTACAAAACGCTTCTCGATGAAAATGGAGATATAGCCGGTACTTACGGCATTGTAGGCATACCGGCCATGGTCCTGATCGACAAAGACGGCAAGATAGTAAGCAGACAGTATCTCGCCATTGACATTCTTTTGGAAACACTCTTCGGGAAAAAGTAA
- a CDS encoding radical SAM protein, which yields CHNINFVTPSHVVPQILQGLFIAIERGLKVPLVYNTGGYDKVETLKILENVFDIYMPDFKFWEARWSEKFCKAPDYRKIATAAIKEMHRQVGDLLIDESGIAEKGLLVRHLVMPNDVSNTGEVMTFLADKISEDTYVNVMDQYHPCGKVFGDTTINRRITRNEYISALRSAKEAGLHRLDSWI from the coding sequence TGTCACAATATCAACTTTGTAACACCATCCCACGTGGTACCGCAAATCCTTCAGGGGCTTTTCATCGCCATCGAACGCGGCCTCAAGGTGCCCCTCGTCTATAATACAGGCGGATACGATAAGGTTGAGACATTAAAGATTCTAGAAAACGTCTTTGACATCTATATGCCTGACTTCAAGTTCTGGGAAGCAAGGTGGTCTGAAAAATTCTGCAAGGCCCCTGACTACAGGAAAATTGCCACGGCGGCCATAAAAGAGATGCACCGCCAGGTGGGCGACCTGCTCATCGATGAATCGGGTATTGCAGAAAAAGGTTTGCTCGTGCGCCACTTGGTCATGCCTAACGACGTTTCAAATACGGGGGAGGTCATGACATTTCTCGCCGATAAAATTTCGGAAGACACTTATGTAAATGTGATGGATCAGTACCATCCCTGCGGAAAGGTCTTCGGGGACACGACAATCAATCGCCGGATCACGAGAAATGAGTATATATCGGCTCTCCGCTCGGCAAAGGAAGCCGGTCTTCACAGGCTGGATTCGTGGATTTAA